The following coding sequences are from one uncultured Bacteroides sp. window:
- a CDS encoding TlpA disulfide reductase family protein produces the protein MTKRKLAFVSLVMLMIAPCILHAQLLELNVADTAVQKKIIIACPISNSKTPKMFQPKFDVDGNYTYNDTIGDNYVQYLLAINSDIKYLYLKNGNTLKIKVLQENGKNIVDFCGEGSDACRLINQFGEGYSYPKYFSMKGGTEETLANYEEKLSMLDEYHANYREGVTKIKVKELASLAQRMNDCEYLRFRIGLMRAYDKANGIDIASDEKIQTILNDIDVNDPEYERYSLISAFVQSKISNVYEKDPAMYGVQFVNIANEYVKNLKIKQELEVMILNYVIQRCSGDDIDLFWEPYKKIGNPEVIKAYSYKIESMKNTKSGVEAPNSEFIDIQGKLHNFAEYKGKLLYVDFWATWCGPCKAEIPYLEKLVEHYKDNPKIQFISISIDTNMGSWKKMITDDAPAWPQFITNKEQHEKISKDWGIAAIPRFIMINPDGTINSADALRPSDKSLIPLLDKLIQ, from the coding sequence ATGACAAAAAGAAAATTAGCTTTCGTAAGTCTAGTTATGCTTATGATAGCACCTTGCATTTTACATGCACAATTGCTTGAATTAAATGTTGCTGATACGGCTGTGCAAAAGAAAATAATAATAGCCTGTCCGATTTCAAATTCTAAAACACCGAAGATGTTTCAGCCAAAGTTTGATGTTGATGGTAATTATACTTATAATGATACGATTGGGGATAATTACGTGCAGTATCTTCTTGCTATTAATTCGGATATAAAATATCTGTACTTGAAGAATGGAAATACACTGAAAATAAAAGTGCTGCAAGAAAATGGAAAGAATATTGTAGATTTTTGTGGAGAGGGAAGTGATGCCTGCCGCTTAATCAACCAGTTTGGTGAAGGATATTCATATCCGAAATATTTTTCGATGAAAGGAGGTACTGAAGAGACATTGGCAAATTATGAAGAAAAGTTGTCTATGCTTGATGAGTATCATGCGAATTATAGAGAAGGTGTCACAAAAATTAAAGTGAAAGAATTGGCATCGTTAGCGCAAAGAATGAACGATTGTGAATATCTGCGTTTTCGTATCGGATTGATGCGTGCATATGATAAAGCTAATGGAATAGATATTGCATCTGACGAGAAAATACAAACAATATTGAATGATATTGATGTAAATGATCCTGAATATGAACGTTATTCCCTCATATCGGCTTTTGTCCAAAGTAAGATATCTAATGTCTATGAAAAAGATCCGGCTATGTACGGGGTGCAGTTTGTAAATATTGCCAATGAGTATGTGAAAAACCTAAAGATAAAGCAAGAGCTTGAGGTAATGATTTTGAATTATGTGATACAACGTTGCTCAGGAGATGATATTGATCTTTTCTGGGAACCGTATAAAAAGATTGGAAATCCTGAGGTTATTAAGGCATATAGCTACAAGATAGAATCCATGAAGAATACAAAATCAGGAGTCGAGGCACCTAATAGTGAGTTTATTGATATACAAGGAAAGCTGCATAATTTTGCTGAATACAAGGGAAAATTACTTTATGTTGATTTTTGGGCTACATGGTGCGGTCCGTGCAAGGCAGAGATACCTTATTTAGAAAAATTGGTTGAACATTATAAAGATAATCCTAAAATACAATTCATTAGCATTTCTATAGATACAAATATGGGATCATGGAAAAAGATGATAACTGATGATGCTCCTGCATGGCCCCAATTTATAACTAATAAAGAGCAACATGAAAAGATTAGCAAAGATTGGGGGATAGCAGCTATTCCTCGCTTTATCATGATTAATCCTGATGGTACAATTAATTCTGCAGATGCTTTGCGCCCTAGTGATAAATCGCTTATTCCTTTGCTAGACAAGTTGATTCAATAG
- a CDS encoding TraB/GumN family protein translates to MIKKIILICLLLLPAGLYAQSADNNAIFFKISGNGLKSPSYLLGSFHIMRGETVKSIPGFERIYTEIPQVCFETDMNHTPSNTGIEALTQSPQSNKKTKLTAEEILLPADSTYDKIMGEEKAAEIDSLMKVVYPMYVSNMRPGYAAMIMQMMYSIQMLGITQENMQQEFVSIDYYLHAQAVRDGKLIEMLEPFAVQDSILKKMKAKKMPLKQQTLADKMNELYKLCHTYGEKSDRIQKLRQLYQTGKGEELINELSDGNNSLGLSSSLMDVKGRNMKWMKRIVQIIHAKPTLIVVGLAHLFAYKGSEGIISDLRNLGYKVEPIM, encoded by the coding sequence ATGATAAAAAAAATAATACTGATATGTTTGCTGCTGTTGCCGGCGGGGTTATATGCCCAGTCGGCAGACAACAACGCTATTTTTTTTAAAATATCTGGTAATGGCTTAAAAAGCCCGTCATATCTTTTAGGCAGTTTTCATATTATGCGTGGAGAAACAGTGAAGAGTATTCCGGGATTTGAGAGGATATATACCGAAATACCTCAAGTATGTTTTGAAACGGATATGAACCATACACCTTCAAATACAGGGATAGAGGCGTTGACACAATCTCCGCAATCTAATAAGAAAACAAAACTTACAGCTGAAGAGATACTTTTGCCAGCAGACAGTACTTATGATAAAATAATGGGAGAGGAAAAAGCTGCTGAAATAGATTCGCTAATGAAGGTGGTATATCCGATGTATGTTTCGAATATGCGTCCGGGATATGCAGCTATGATAATGCAGATGATGTATTCCATACAAATGCTTGGTATTACCCAAGAAAATATGCAACAGGAATTTGTTTCGATAGACTATTATTTGCATGCACAAGCTGTAAGAGATGGCAAGCTTATTGAAATGCTTGAACCATTTGCTGTGCAAGATTCTATTTTGAAAAAAATGAAAGCGAAGAAAATGCCGTTGAAACAACAGACACTTGCAGATAAAATGAATGAACTATATAAGCTTTGCCACACGTACGGTGAAAAATCTGATCGGATACAAAAGTTAAGGCAACTTTATCAAACTGGTAAAGGTGAAGAGCTTATAAATGAATTATCTGATGGCAATAATTCACTAGGATTATCTTCTAGTCTGATGGATGTAAAAGGACGTAATATGAAATGGATGAAAAGAATAGTACAAATCATTCATGCAAAACCTACTCTGATTGTTGTAGGGCTTGCCCATTTATTTGCTTATAAAGGCTCAGAAGGTATTATATCTGATCTGAGAAATTTGGGTTATAAAGTGGAACCAATAATGTAA
- a CDS encoding SusC/RagA family TonB-linked outer membrane protein: protein MQNVKATGKRFFIIAFLLVLLVPWKSNLSAQDYARKRVTLDMTSESVKKLFDEIKNQTGLNFIYNFNLTKDIPSVTIQCDNETVANVLDRILSNSRYTYKIEENFVTVVKQKEAKLREMSGIVRDQDGMELPGVNVYIKNTNYHSITDANGCYTINIPCDACRVSFSYIGMKTSDINVRLGDSSLNKNVALADNGILDEVVVTGYQILNKRSLTSAVTSIKAEDLLRSDVNSIDQMFEGKIPDMIVSSNSGEIGVAPKIRIRGTSTLIGNREPLWVVDGIVVKDPVEISPEELNDPDYVNRIGNAIAGINPQDIERIDVLKDAAATAIYGVKAANGVIVITTKRGYKGKAQVSYNMNVNYKRRPRYSDRSVDVMSSKERVQFSRELAQDHYLYSSDINLVGYEGLLNKLYNNEINNEQFNSSVAKLEAQNTDWFDILCRDSWSSQQTASLSGGSEKSRYYASLGYNKENDVIKSSDSERYTASMHLDNTFSKFLTASFSITGYNYKRNNRQSSINPVQYAYQTSRTIPCYDENGHYYYYQKKISSTESYKYNIQNELDNSANTQEISSFTVNANLGFTFTDWLRGNAIVSYTNQNTNIESYWGDKVFYASSLRYSEFGETIEEPSISLMPQGGELTQNSTRDRNYTVRLQLDANKYFGRDNVHHIDATVGMEMYHDKYTTYKNVTRGYYPDRGKTFVPNIDPTVYTSYAAWLTSNVPVIKDNLTKTLSSYASFTYAYNNMFRINLNGRVDGSNKFGDRSNDKFLPIWSLSGSLDLKRIGLFNYKWIDYMNLKSSYGYQGNMLNDQSPTMSIKKGSMNAYYNSYYSTIHSYPNPNLKWEITQSYNLGMDMLLLNNRLGMEISFFYKKTENAFMTKRISSINGIESYVINGGDLANKGYSFDITYTPLRSRDFRWTLSTSISKIINSLNSFPDAQTYELSDFLNGTALVKGKSVNTFYSYRFLGLSTVDGGPIFDDYQNNVSDLYGLSKYDTYTLVLEASGKRDPNIQGNLTNTFRYKNWHANINMAYSLGAKTRLFAMYGSAVSDNVYSSDIRPDRNYSRDYLRRWQNPGDENKTNIPAIIPSTSGSYTKYNLHYSIRPTYQENGQPIARSAWEMYDYSNIRVVSADYLKLQSISATYEFDKKWLSHLKLERLALTLSGYNLFTICDPALKGQTPTQGGFTTIQLSERPSFSFGVNVIF from the coding sequence ATGCAAAATGTGAAAGCAACAGGAAAGAGGTTTTTCATCATAGCCTTTCTCCTAGTCTTATTAGTTCCCTGGAAATCAAATTTATCCGCTCAAGATTATGCCAGAAAGAGAGTTACTTTGGATATGACGTCAGAAAGTGTAAAAAAATTATTTGATGAAATAAAGAATCAGACTGGACTCAATTTTATATATAATTTTAATTTGACTAAAGATATTCCAAGTGTTACTATTCAGTGTGATAATGAAACTGTTGCCAATGTGCTTGATCGTATATTAAGCAATTCTCGCTACACTTATAAAATAGAAGAAAATTTTGTTACCGTAGTAAAGCAAAAGGAGGCTAAGTTGCGCGAAATGAGCGGTATAGTAAGAGATCAGGATGGTATGGAATTACCGGGCGTAAATGTTTATATTAAAAATACCAATTACCATTCTATTACAGATGCTAATGGATGTTATACTATTAATATTCCGTGTGATGCTTGTCGGGTTTCTTTTTCTTATATTGGTATGAAAACTTCGGATATTAATGTTCGTTTGGGAGATTCATCTCTTAACAAAAACGTAGCATTAGCAGATAATGGTATTCTGGATGAAGTAGTAGTTACCGGTTATCAGATATTGAATAAACGTAGTTTAACCAGTGCTGTTACTTCAATCAAAGCAGAAGATCTTTTGCGTAGTGATGTGAATAGCATTGATCAGATGTTTGAAGGGAAAATACCCGATATGATTGTAAGTAGTAACTCTGGTGAAATAGGTGTTGCTCCTAAAATTCGAATTCGCGGTACTTCTACGTTGATTGGAAATCGTGAACCGCTATGGGTGGTAGATGGTATTGTAGTGAAAGATCCTGTAGAAATTTCACCGGAAGAGCTAAATGACCCTGATTACGTGAATCGGATAGGTAACGCTATTGCTGGTATTAATCCTCAAGATATTGAACGCATTGATGTTTTGAAAGATGCTGCTGCCACTGCTATTTATGGAGTGAAAGCTGCAAACGGAGTTATTGTAATTACCACAAAGAGAGGTTATAAGGGTAAAGCTCAGGTTAGTTATAATATGAATGTGAACTATAAACGCCGTCCGAGATATTCGGATCGTTCGGTAGATGTGATGTCGAGCAAGGAACGTGTACAATTTTCGCGTGAGTTGGCTCAGGATCATTATTTATATAGTAGCGATATCAATCTTGTGGGTTATGAAGGATTACTAAACAAACTGTATAACAATGAAATAAATAATGAACAGTTCAATTCCAGTGTAGCTAAACTCGAAGCTCAAAATACTGATTGGTTTGATATCCTTTGCCGTGACAGTTGGTCTAGCCAGCAAACAGCCAGCTTGAGTGGTGGCTCCGAAAAATCCCGTTATTATGCATCTTTAGGGTATAACAAGGAGAATGATGTTATTAAGAGCAGCGATAGTGAGAGATATACTGCTTCGATGCACCTTGATAATACGTTTAGCAAATTTTTAACGGCTTCGTTCTCGATTACAGGCTATAACTATAAACGTAATAATAGGCAATCATCTATTAACCCTGTGCAATATGCTTATCAAACATCACGTACAATACCTTGCTATGATGAAAATGGGCATTATTATTATTACCAAAAGAAAATATCTAGTACAGAATCATATAAATATAATATACAGAATGAGTTAGATAATAGTGCAAATACGCAAGAGATATCTTCATTTACGGTCAATGCTAATTTGGGCTTTACTTTTACAGACTGGCTTCGAGGTAATGCAATTGTATCATATACTAACCAAAATACCAATATTGAGAGTTATTGGGGAGACAAAGTTTTTTATGCGTCTAGTTTGCGTTATTCTGAATTTGGGGAAACAATAGAAGAGCCTTCTATATCTTTAATGCCACAAGGGGGAGAACTGACTCAAAACTCTACCCGTGATCGTAATTATACAGTTCGCTTACAGCTTGACGCAAATAAATATTTTGGTAGAGATAACGTACACCATATTGATGCCACTGTCGGAATGGAGATGTATCACGATAAATATACTACTTATAAAAATGTTACAAGAGGCTATTATCCAGATCGAGGTAAAACCTTTGTGCCCAATATTGATCCTACGGTATATACCTCGTATGCAGCATGGCTGACTAGCAATGTACCTGTTATAAAGGATAACCTGACAAAAACTCTATCTTCTTATGCTTCGTTTACCTACGCATATAATAATATGTTTCGCATTAACCTCAATGGACGTGTGGATGGCTCAAATAAATTTGGCGATCGCTCTAATGATAAATTTCTTCCGATATGGTCCTTGTCGGGCTCATTAGATTTAAAGCGTATCGGTTTATTCAACTACAAATGGATAGATTATATGAATTTGAAATCATCGTATGGTTACCAAGGAAATATGCTTAATGACCAATCACCTACGATGTCTATTAAGAAAGGTTCTATGAATGCCTATTATAATTCATACTATTCTACCATACATTCTTATCCTAATCCTAATTTAAAATGGGAGATAACGCAATCTTATAATCTCGGAATGGATATGTTGCTTCTTAACAACAGATTGGGAATGGAAATATCATTCTTTTATAAAAAGACTGAAAATGCATTTATGACTAAGAGAATTTCTTCTATTAACGGAATTGAAAGCTATGTGATTAATGGAGGAGATTTGGCGAATAAAGGTTATAGCTTTGATATTACGTATACGCCTCTACGTAGCCGCGATTTTCGTTGGACGCTCTCTACTTCTATTTCTAAAATTATAAACTCTTTGAATTCTTTTCCGGATGCACAGACTTATGAATTGAGCGATTTCCTTAATGGGACAGCACTTGTGAAGGGTAAAAGTGTGAATACATTTTATAGCTATCGCTTTTTAGGCCTTAGTACGGTAGATGGAGGACCAATCTTCGATGATTACCAGAATAATGTATCTGATCTTTATGGATTGAGCAAATATGACACTTATACCTTAGTGCTTGAGGCGTCAGGGAAACGAGATCCTAACATACAGGGTAATCTTACCAATACATTCCGTTATAAAAATTGGCATGCAAATATTAATATGGCTTACAGTTTAGGAGCTAAAACCAGGCTTTTTGCAATGTATGGAAGTGCGGTAAGTGATAATGTTTATAGCAGTGATATACGTCCGGACCGTAACTATAGTCGTGATTATTTGCGACGTTGGCAAAATCCGGGTGATGAAAATAAAACCAATATCCCGGCAATTATTCCAAGCACCAGTGGAAGTTATACAAAGTATAATCTTCACTATTCAATTCGCCCTACTTATCAGGAAAATGGTCAACCTATTGCCCGGAGTGCTTGGGAAATGTATGATTATTCTAATATCCGAGTGGTGAGTGCCGATTATCTTAAATTGCAGAGCATAAGTGCTACGTATGAATTTGATAAAAAATGGCTGAGCCATTTGAAACTTGAACGCTTGGCTTTGACATTATCAGGCTATAATCTATTTACGATTTGTGATCCTGCTCTTAAAGGACAAACACCTACGCAAGGAGGATTTACGACAATACAACTTAGTGAACGGCCAAGTTTCTCATTTGGTGTAAATGTTATATTTTAA
- a CDS encoding RagB/SusD family nutrient uptake outer membrane protein, which produces MKKISFIVGIILALSSCSSNFLKEYSQDLSRVRSFTDLDELIVGSGFLGVGLVANANYYIQIYNTNYLPVHFMSDELDENLTPATDPDRLNYRNLMYPYFTWQQSLYLDHRQKNTYEGTEQLYWNLSYTHIATCNMILAEAKQLAIKDEEEQKLADKVNGEAHFLRALYYYVLVNLYAKPYVPSTAASTPGIPVKLTEYIEDKEYVRNSVQEVYDQIINDLNDAEEYLSTLHSPQSIHRVSINAVYLLRSRVALYMQDWSNAKKYALLSLKENNKLQQMNGMEEDIFPLSKANVENVFSMGGTTLGSLLYTHPGGDYYGTPYSPVWKISDRLYALYDKDDTRKYTFFQTKYGEGNEPSYHKIDNSEKSLGIYKGVSDQFLFRSAEAYLNAAEACAQLGETQNATEYLTELRKYRVKNANAIALTGEELVKYIREEREREFCLEGQRWYDMRRYAVDQNYPEVFKVEHSFTTYASINNKIIPQQTNYYELTTDDGGMVLDIPKSVKDFQQNIGSNIRPFREVVKSKVY; this is translated from the coding sequence ATGAAAAAAATATCATTCATAGTAGGCATAATCTTAGCTTTGAGTTCGTGTTCGAGTAATTTTCTTAAAGAATATTCGCAAGACTTAAGTCGCGTAAGATCATTCACTGATCTTGACGAACTGATTGTAGGTAGTGGATTTCTTGGTGTAGGTCTTGTGGCTAATGCAAATTATTATATACAGATTTATAATACGAATTATTTACCAGTTCATTTCATGTCGGATGAATTGGACGAAAATCTAACACCTGCTACAGATCCGGATCGTTTGAACTATAGAAATTTGATGTATCCCTATTTTACTTGGCAGCAAAGTTTATATCTTGACCATAGGCAAAAAAACACTTATGAGGGTACAGAGCAATTGTATTGGAACTTGTCTTATACGCACATTGCGACTTGTAATATGATTTTGGCTGAAGCCAAACAATTGGCTATCAAGGATGAGGAAGAACAAAAATTAGCTGATAAGGTGAATGGTGAAGCTCATTTTCTGCGTGCACTCTATTATTATGTGTTAGTGAACTTGTATGCTAAGCCTTATGTGCCGAGTACTGCTGCTTCAACTCCGGGAATCCCTGTGAAACTCACAGAGTATATAGAAGATAAAGAATATGTACGTAATAGCGTGCAAGAGGTATATGATCAAATAATTAACGACCTAAATGATGCTGAAGAGTATTTGTCTACCTTACATTCACCACAGTCTATTCACAGAGTAAGCATCAATGCTGTCTATTTATTGCGTAGTCGTGTGGCATTATATATGCAGGACTGGAGCAATGCAAAGAAATATGCGTTACTCTCACTTAAAGAGAATAACAAACTTCAACAGATGAATGGCATGGAGGAGGATATCTTTCCTCTTTCAAAGGCAAATGTAGAAAATGTGTTTTCGATGGGAGGTACTACCTTAGGAAGTCTGTTATATACGCATCCGGGTGGAGATTATTATGGCACTCCATATTCTCCGGTATGGAAGATTTCCGATCGTCTTTATGCTCTTTATGATAAAGATGATACTCGAAAGTATACTTTTTTTCAAACTAAATATGGAGAAGGTAATGAGCCTTCTTATCATAAAATAGACAACAGTGAAAAGAGCCTTGGCATATATAAAGGAGTTTCAGATCAATTTTTATTTCGTTCTGCTGAAGCTTACCTCAATGCCGCAGAAGCGTGTGCTCAGTTAGGAGAAACTCAAAATGCGACGGAGTATCTCACTGAATTGCGGAAATATCGTGTGAAAAATGCCAATGCTATTGCTCTTACAGGTGAAGAATTAGTGAAGTATATTAGGGAGGAAAGGGAAAGAGAATTTTGTCTTGAAGGGCAGCGTTGGTATGATATGCGTCGTTATGCAGTAGATCAAAATTATCCTGAAGTCTTCAAGGTGGAGCATTCATTTACTACTTATGCTAGCATAAATAATAAAATAATTCCGCAGCAAACGAATTATTACGAACTCACTACCGATGACGGCGGGATGGTGCTTGATATCCCCAAATCGGTAAAAGATTTTCAACAGAATATTGGCAGTAATATACGTCCGTTTAGGGAAGTGGTAAAATCGAAAGTTTATTGA
- a CDS encoding fibrobacter succinogenes major paralogous domain-containing protein: protein MKKIFYMFITMILMGVFTSCDDDDNGTLTVKPLAMGTMLDKEGNEYQWVRIGTQDWMAENLKCGTPYYDLTEEKPWGEVGIVGVSDFGMAQQYLVDFGNYYSYEQALENCPEGWRLPSDDDWKKLEKALGMSSYDTEKEGWRNGASYLMIQTAEQGTGLNLRFGGELCKWGYGNDTDNYVKTYRQYDEGIYWTSTIDTRKINECIFYRKIMPYINKVERHSATSFAHYFCVRYMRDAN, encoded by the coding sequence ATGAAAAAGATATTTTATATGTTTATCACAATGATCCTAATGGGCGTATTCACGTCCTGTGATGATGATGATAATGGAACTCTTACTGTGAAACCCTTAGCGATGGGAACCATGCTAGATAAGGAGGGAAATGAATATCAATGGGTTCGAATAGGAACGCAAGATTGGATGGCTGAAAATCTGAAATGTGGTACGCCTTATTATGATCTTACAGAGGAGAAACCATGGGGAGAGGTTGGTATTGTTGGAGTGTCTGACTTTGGAATGGCTCAACAATACTTGGTAGATTTTGGGAATTATTATTCTTATGAACAAGCATTAGAAAATTGCCCTGAAGGCTGGAGGCTTCCTTCAGATGATGATTGGAAAAAACTTGAAAAGGCATTAGGGATGTCCTCTTATGATACTGAAAAAGAGGGTTGGAGAAATGGTGCATCTTATCTTATGATACAAACGGCTGAACAAGGTACCGGGCTCAATTTGCGCTTTGGTGGAGAATTATGTAAATGGGGTTATGGGAATGATACTGATAATTATGTAAAAACTTATCGCCAATATGATGAAGGGATATATTGGACTTCTACCATAGATACTAGAAAGATTAATGAATGTATTTTTTATCGTAAGATAATGCCTTATATTAACAAGGTGGAACGTCATAGCGCTACTTCATTTGCTCACTATTTCTGTGTACGCTATATGCGTGATGCAAACTAA
- a CDS encoding mechanosensitive ion channel domain-containing protein, which yields MKENKDLNDILNYSIIKLSKTLDIKILTIIELMVIIAVTFLLLYLIKKAIYKSRHLDIGKKYSLNNLIRYIIIIIALGWILQTLGFNLKIILAGSAALLVGVGLGLQNLFSDFVSGIILLADSSIKVNDVIDVNGLVCEVREINLRTTLVLTRDDKFILLPNTLLTKNELINWTHSITSSRFEVSVGVDYSSDIDLVMNIMKEVCEQQDGILTVPEPFVRFNDFGDSSLLFTVYFWCEHVFRVENIKSQIRHDLFNRFRQQGIGIPFPQRVVHLQESKEV from the coding sequence ATGAAAGAAAACAAGGATTTAAATGACATACTGAATTATTCGATTATAAAGTTAAGTAAAACCCTTGATATCAAGATTCTAACTATAATAGAATTAATGGTTATTATTGCCGTAACTTTTCTTTTATTATATCTTATAAAAAAAGCAATTTACAAATCGAGACACCTCGATATAGGGAAAAAGTATTCTCTAAATAATCTCATCCGATATATCATAATAATCATTGCTTTAGGATGGATATTGCAGACACTAGGGTTTAATCTTAAAATAATACTGGCAGGTTCGGCAGCACTTCTTGTTGGTGTTGGTCTAGGTCTACAAAACCTCTTTAGTGATTTTGTTTCGGGTATTATTTTGCTCGCCGACTCCTCCATAAAAGTCAATGACGTTATTGATGTCAACGGGTTGGTTTGTGAAGTCAGAGAAATAAATCTTCGCACCACTCTCGTCTTAACTCGCGACGATAAATTTATCCTACTACCTAACACATTACTTACTAAAAATGAATTAATCAATTGGACACATTCCATCACTTCATCTCGTTTTGAAGTAAGTGTAGGGGTTGATTATTCATCAGACATAGACTTAGTGATGAACATCATGAAAGAAGTCTGTGAACAACAAGACGGGATACTCACCGTGCCTGAACCCTTTGTAAGATTCAATGACTTTGGAGACTCTTCTCTGCTTTTCACAGTCTACTTTTGGTGTGAGCACGTATTTCGCGTTGAAAACATTAAGAGTCAAATTCGGCATGATCTGTTCAACAGATTTCGTCAACAGGGTATTGGTATCCCATTTCCTCAACGAGTGGTTCATTTGCAAGAAAGCAAAGAAGTATGA
- a CDS encoding FecR domain-containing protein, with protein sequence MEKKRKQEDRSINSIIHDYLMGTLSSEDQQRLEYWLESSLKNRKKFESLLKKKDFIKRYGQYAEVDEERAWRRFQKRNFSIRSLYRQNIMRYAAFFILPIVGALMLLKLYDVIHHNSDNSLEIYASMPRSNMMGKQKAALILPNGEKVTLNAEFNHTDIQKVESRSTSTSVHQIDDKKENTEIKGESVEEKNNKLQTFPDSEYWLTLEDGTIVHLNYNTTLKYPTHFNSLDRTVYLEGEAYFQVAEEKKRSFRVVTSNGVITEYGTSFNVNTNTSTGTEVVLVKGSISVTTNTGKEQMLRPGELAILNKQLPKAEIMPVDVNMYVSWNSGRFVFEHSSLEKLMKTISCWYGMKVIFQSDDIRKMYFTGDIDRYDSITPVLKAIQNATGLEIEMIGKNIILREPSIK encoded by the coding sequence ATGGAAAAAAAACGAAAACAGGAGGATAGGAGTATTAATAGTATTATTCATGATTACCTGATGGGTACACTATCTTCTGAAGATCAACAGAGATTAGAGTATTGGTTGGAAAGCTCTTTGAAAAATAGAAAGAAGTTTGAATCTCTATTGAAAAAGAAAGATTTTATCAAACGATATGGGCAATATGCTGAGGTGGACGAAGAGCGTGCTTGGCGGCGTTTCCAAAAGAGAAACTTTAGCATTCGAAGTCTCTACAGACAAAATATAATGCGCTATGCTGCCTTTTTTATCTTACCCATTGTTGGTGCATTGATGCTTCTTAAATTGTATGATGTCATCCATCATAATTCTGATAACTCCTTAGAAATTTATGCTAGTATGCCCCGTTCTAATATGATGGGGAAACAAAAAGCTGCGTTGATTTTACCAAATGGCGAGAAAGTTACCCTGAATGCAGAGTTTAATCATACAGATATACAAAAGGTAGAGAGTCGCTCAACTTCTACATCCGTTCATCAAATTGATGATAAGAAAGAGAATACAGAGATCAAGGGGGAAAGTGTAGAAGAAAAGAATAATAAGTTGCAAACTTTTCCAGATAGCGAATATTGGTTAACTCTTGAAGATGGAACAATTGTACATCTAAACTATAATACAACATTGAAATACCCTACTCATTTTAATTCGCTTGATCGTACTGTCTACCTAGAGGGGGAAGCTTATTTTCAAGTGGCTGAAGAAAAAAAACGCTCTTTTCGTGTCGTCACTTCCAATGGGGTAATAACTGAATATGGAACTTCTTTTAATGTGAATACAAACACTTCTACAGGTACAGAGGTGGTTCTTGTGAAAGGTTCTATCAGTGTCACTACGAATACAGGCAAAGAACAGATGTTGAGACCTGGTGAGTTGGCGATACTTAATAAACAACTTCCTAAGGCTGAAATTATGCCAGTAGACGTCAACATGTATGTATCATGGAATAGCGGTCGATTCGTTTTTGAGCATAGTTCATTAGAGAAATTAATGAAGACTATATCATGTTGGTATGGCATGAAAGTTATCTTCCAATCCGATGATATCCGAAAGATGTATTTTACTGGCGATATAGATCGCTATGATTCTATTACTCCTGTGCTTAAAGCTATTCAGAATGCTACTGGATTAGAAATTGAGATGATCGGGAAGAATATTATTCTGAGAGAACCTAGTATTAAATAA